The Catenuloplanes niger genome includes a window with the following:
- a CDS encoding aldo/keto reductase yields MSYRRLGDSGLTVSAIGLGCSSFGRRLDADGSRAVVDAALDAGINLFDTADVYGEPRGTSEQLLGAALKGRRDDVVIATKFGMDMAGANGQDFGARASRRYVTRAVEASLRRLDTDYIDLYQLHRPDPATPIEETLAALDDLVRAGKVRYLGCSNFSAWEIADAAWTARTTHRTPFISAQNRYSLLHRDPEAELLPACQHFGLGLLPFFPLDSGLLSGKYRRDTPPPSGGRLSDERYATLLKSAPWDVIETIESFAQVRGRTLLDVAIAGLTSRRGVSSVITGATSPEQIRANAAAGAWRLTVDDLVKLDAIHP; encoded by the coding sequence ATGAGTTATCGGCGGCTGGGCGACTCAGGGCTGACCGTCTCCGCGATCGGCCTCGGGTGCAGCAGTTTCGGGCGGCGGCTGGACGCGGACGGCAGCCGTGCGGTGGTCGACGCCGCGCTCGACGCCGGCATCAACCTCTTCGACACCGCGGACGTCTACGGCGAGCCCCGCGGCACGTCCGAGCAGCTGCTCGGCGCCGCGCTCAAGGGCCGCCGGGACGACGTCGTGATCGCCACCAAGTTCGGCATGGACATGGCCGGCGCCAACGGGCAGGACTTCGGCGCCCGCGCCTCCCGCAGATACGTCACGCGCGCGGTCGAGGCGTCGCTGCGCCGGCTGGACACCGACTACATCGACCTCTACCAGCTGCACCGCCCGGACCCGGCGACGCCGATAGAGGAGACGCTGGCCGCGCTCGACGACCTGGTCCGGGCCGGCAAGGTCCGCTACCTCGGCTGCTCGAACTTCTCGGCGTGGGAGATCGCGGACGCGGCCTGGACCGCGCGCACCACCCACCGGACGCCGTTCATCAGCGCGCAGAACCGCTACAGCCTGCTGCACCGCGACCCGGAGGCCGAGCTGCTGCCCGCCTGCCAGCACTTCGGGCTGGGCCTGCTGCCGTTCTTCCCGCTGGACAGCGGCCTGCTCAGCGGCAAGTACCGGCGGGACACGCCGCCGCCGTCCGGTGGCCGGCTCTCCGACGAGCGGTACGCGACGCTGCTCAAGTCCGCGCCGTGGGACGTCATCGAGACGATCGAGAGTTTCGCCCAGGTGCGCGGCCGGACGCTGCTGGACGTGGCGATCGCCGGGCTGACCTCGCGGCGCGGCGTCTCCAGCGTGATAACCGGCGCGACCAGCCCGGAGCAGATCCGCGCGAACGCGGCCGCCGGCGCCTGGCGCCTCACCGTCGACGACCTGGTGAAACTGGACGCGATCCACCCCTGA